The Caldisericota bacterium genome includes a window with the following:
- a CDS encoding glycine betaine ABC transporter substrate-binding protein yields MKKLIKRTGIFVLIASMLFLAGCSSSGGSKTIRIVHKNFTEQRIMGEMLSVYLESKGYETTVNELGGSMLCFNALNNGEADLYPEYTGTGYSCILEQSDILSPNETYDYVKSHFEEDYGITWLAPFGFNNTYVLSVTEETAEKYDITSISDLKDLAGDMILGCDQEFVVRTDGYPGMCTLYGFEFKKVKNMDQGLTYAALAEGDLDVNVSFSTDGRIAKYNLVNLEDDKHFFPPYYCTPILKQEFAEANPGVVTALEALENAWSDTDMQKYNLQVDEGAELRDVATQMLKDKGLID; encoded by the coding sequence GGTTGTTCATCCAGCGGAGGTAGCAAAACCATTAGAATAGTCCATAAAAACTTTACCGAACAGCGTATCATGGGAGAGATGCTATCTGTGTATTTAGAATCAAAGGGTTACGAAACAACCGTCAATGAGCTCGGTGGCTCTATGCTTTGCTTCAACGCACTTAACAACGGTGAAGCCGACCTGTACCCAGAATACACAGGAACCGGTTACTCCTGCATTTTGGAACAATCAGACATTCTCAGTCCAAATGAGACATACGACTATGTAAAATCCCATTTTGAAGAAGACTATGGTATCACTTGGCTAGCACCTTTCGGCTTTAACAATACATACGTCCTCTCAGTTACAGAAGAAACTGCTGAAAAATATGATATTACCTCCATATCTGACTTGAAAGATTTGGCAGGTGACATGATTCTCGGCTGCGATCAGGAGTTTGTAGTACGCACAGACGGTTACCCCGGCATGTGTACTCTTTATGGTTTTGAATTCAAAAAAGTGAAGAATATGGACCAGGGTCTTACGTACGCTGCCCTGGCAGAGGGTGATTTGGACGTAAACGTATCTTTTTCCACTGACGGCAGGATAGCAAAATACAACCTTGTCAACCTTGAGGATGACAAACATTTCTTTCCACCCTATTATTGCACGCCCATTTTGAAGCAAGAATTTGCGGAAGCCAATCCCGGAGTTGTTACTGCACTTGAAGCTTTAGAAAACGCCTGGAGTGACACCGACATGCAAAAATATAATCTACAGGTAGATGAGGGCGCAGAGCTCCGGGATGTCGCAACACAAATGCTAAAAGATAAGGGATTAATCGATTGA